The region GGTAGAGGCCGCGTTCCTCGGGCATGTAGCCGAAGCGGGTGCGCTGCTCGGCGGTGAGCGGCGCGCCGTCGAGGGTCACGTTTCCGGAGTCCGCGGCCAGTACGCCGAGGATGACGCGCATGGTCGTGGTCTTACCGGCGCCGTTGCCGCCGACGAAGCCGGTCATGCGGCCGCCGGCCACCGTGAACGAGACGTCGCGCAGCACGCGGCGCTCGCCGAACGACCGGTTGATCGAGTGCAGTTCGAGCATGTGTACCTCCTTGGGTTATTACTCAAGTTACGGGGAGGGACGGCCCCGGGGCATCCGCCTGACGGCGGGTTTATGCCCTCATCCGCGCGGGGGAACCGCCCCGCCGCGCACCGCGATGCCGTTCTCGTAGGCGAACACGACGGCCTGGATGCGGTCGCGCACGCCGAGCTTCGCGAGCACGTTCGACACGTGCGTCTTCACGGTGGCCTCGCCGACGAACAGCTCGGCGGCGATCTCGGCGTTCGAGCGACCGAGGGCGATCTGTGCGAGCACCTCGGTCTCGCGCTCGGTCAGGTCGGGCAGGTCGACCGCGTCGGCACGACCGCTCGGCGGCGGCGGTGTTGCGCGCCCGAACCGCTCGATCACGCGGCGCGTGACGCTCGGCGAGAGCAACGCGTCGCCGCGGGCCAGCACCTGCACGGCCTCGACGAGGTTCTCGGGGGAGGCCGTCTTCAGCAGGAAGCCGCTCGCCCCCGCGGTCAACGCGGCGAACAGGTAGTCGTCGCGATCGAAGGTGGTGAGTACGAGCACCTGGCTGGTCACCGACGGGTCGGCGACGATCAGGCCGGTTGCTTCGAGGCCGTCCATGCCGGGCATCTGCACGTCCATGCAGATCACGTCGGGGTCCAGCTCGTGGGCGAGCCGCACGCCGTCCGCGCCGTTGGCGGCCTCGCCCACGACCTCGATGCCCGGTTCGCTGTTGAGGATGATGCGGAAGCCCGCGCGCACGAGCTCCTGGTCGTCGACGAGGAGCACCCGGGTCATGACTCCACCTGCACGATGCGGGCGCGCACGAGGTAACCACCGCGGGCACGCGGGCCGACCTCGAGCTGTCCGCCCACCGCGGCAACCCGCTCGCGCATGCCGACGTGGCCGTGACCGGGGCCGGCGGAGCGCAGGCCCGTGCCCTGCCCCGTGTCGGTGACCTCGAGCTCGACGCCGGAGTCGAGGTAGCGCAGCCGCACGTCGGCCGTCGCCCGCGGGCCGGCGTGCTTGCGCACGTTGGTGAGCGCCTCCTGCGTCACGCGGTACAGCGTGAAACCGACCAGGGAGGTTACGGGCCGTGGTTCGCCCACGACCTGCAGGGCGGCGGGCACTCCGGCCGCGGTGCACTCCTCGACGAGGTCGCCGAGCTGGTCGAGGCCCCGCGTCGAGGAGCTCTGGCTCGCGTCATCCGAATCGCTCTCGCGAAGCGTCGTGAGCAGGCGGTGCAGTTCGTCGACGGCGCTGCGGGCGCTCGACTCGATGGTGGCGAGGGATTCGGATGCCTGGGCCGGGTCGGTCTGGATGACGCGCCTCGCCGCGCCGGCCTGCACGCCCATGACCGAGACGTGGTGGGCGACGACGTCGTGCAGCTCGCGGGCGATGCGCACCCGGTCGAGCGCGACGGCCTGCTCGGCGCTGCGTTCGCGCTCGGCGGCGAGTTCCGCCGTGCGGTCCTCGAGTTCGGCACGCTCGCGGGCGCTGCGGAAGGCCGTGTACCCGAAGTAGTAGGCGCCGCCGAAGTAGAGCAGGTTGGTGAGCACGTTGATCACGGCCCACGACGCGAAGGCGCTGAAGACGCCCGAGCGGGAGAAGCCGGGAAGCGTGTCGGGGTCGTCGACGGTGAGCACCAGCTGCACGCCGATCCAGACGAACATGCCGATGATGATCAGGATGCGGGTGATGGTGGCCGCGCGCCGGTGGCGGCTCCAGGCGCCTACCGAGTAGATCGCGATGAACAGCGTGATGCTCGCGAACAGCATCTCGGGCACGTGGAAGGCCGGGGTGAGGAAGAACGCGACCGAGACCACCACGGCGACGACCTGGGGGTAGCGGCGGCGCCAGGCGAGGGGCACCGTGAGGGCGGCGATCATGATCGCGCTCAACCACAGGGGCGCGGGGTGCAGCGTCGGGTCGGCGTCGAGATCGAGGTAGAGCCCGGTGCGGGTGTAGAGCAGGGCGCTCACCGTGGTGCCGACGAAGAGCAGGGCCGCGCCGATCGCGTCGCGTCGGAACCCCTCGCGCCCCGGGCGGGGTCTCAGCCAGTCGTCGGTCACGGGTCAACGCTACCGACGGCGGGCGCGGGCGGCATCCGTCGCGAGGGGGAGCCGCGCCCGGCGTACCAAATGCAGGAGATTTCTGCGGGACGGGCCGCGCATCGGCGTCAACCTGTGACTCGACATGATTTCTCCTGCATTTGGTACGGAACGGAGGGCTACGCGTCGGCCGTGATGCCCGCCGTCGACTCGATGACCGCCGCCATCTTCTTGCTCAGCGCTTCGTAGAACATCGACAGGGGAAACTCGTCGTCCATCACGGCGTCGGTCAACCCGCGCGGCGGACCGTCGAGCGGCAGCTCGCGCACGGCCCAGCGCGAGGCCGGGTGGGGCGTGAGCGTCGTCGAGACCAGGTCGTAGGCCGCGAGCCAATGCGCCGTCTTCGGCCGGTCGATGCTCTTCCAGTAGAGGTCGTTGATCTCATCGGAGAGCGCGATGACGACGTCCTGGACGTCGTCCCAGTCGATCGTGAGCGCGGTGTCGGTCCAGTGCAGGACGTGGTGCTGGTGCATCCACGCGAACAGCAGCTGACCGCCGAGCCCGTCGTAGTTGCGCACGCGGCTGCCGGTAATCGCGAACCGGAAGATCCGGTCGAAGATCACGGCGTACTGCACGAGCTTCGCGCGGTCGTGGGCCACGTCGGTCGCTTCCTCCGCGCGCTCGATGCGCACCGCCTCGCGGAACGCAGTCAGGTCGCACCGCAGCTCCTCCAGCGAGTAGAGGAAATACGGCATGCGCTGCTTGATCATGAACGGGTCGAACGGCAGGTCGCCGCGCATGTGCGTGCGGTCGTGAATGAGATCCCACATGACGAACGTCTGCTCGGTCAGCGTCTGGTCGTCGAGCAGCCGCAACGCGTCATCCGGAAGTTCGAGCTTCGTGATTTCGGATGCCGCGCGAACGACCCGACGGAACCTGGCGGCCTCGCGGTCGGCGAAGATGGCACCCCACGTGAAGGTCGGTACCTCGCGCATCGCGACGCTCTCGGGGAAGAGCACGGCCGAGTTGGTGTCGTAGCCGGCGGTGAAATCGATGAAGCGCACGGGAACGAACAGCTTGTTCGAGTAATCGCCCGCCTCGAGCTCGGCCACGAACTCGGGCCAGATCACCTCGATCAGCACGGCCTCGACGAGGCGGCTCGTCGACCCGTTCTGCGTGTACATCGGGAAGACGACCAGGTGGCGCAGGCCGTCGACGCGGTCGAGCTGCGGCCGGAAGGCCTGCAGCGAGTCGAGGAAGTCGGGCACACCGAAGCCCTCGGCCGCCCAGCGCTCGAAGTCCCGCGAGACGGCCTCGAGGTAGGCGGCGTCGTGCGGCAGCGCGTTTCGGAAATTCAGGACCTCGCGCGCGATCGTCTCGGCGAAGCCGCGGGCCGCCGGGTGGTCGGCCGCCTCGGGAACGCTGCCATCCTGAATTTGCAGAGCCTGAAGCGCGGATGCCGCGGCCTTGATGTTCAGCCACGCGGCGCTCTCGGCGAGCGAGCGGTCCTCCACGACCTCGGGTTCTCCGACGATTGCTTCTGACATCGTGGTGTGGGACATGGGTGAACCTCCGATCCGCGTGAGCGAGTGTCTGGGGCGCACGGATGGAGCGCCTCGATCGAGCCTATCGACGGGTCAACCGCGGTTGGTTGTGTCTCGCGCGGGAAAGTTGCACCCGGAGGGCCGGTTGACGCAAGAATCCGTCATCCCGCGGGTGTCGCGCCCTGCGCCTACACTCGGGGGATGTCCAGCGCGCGAGAACTCGAAGACGCGCTCGCCGCGGTGGCGAACCCCGACCAGGCTCGCGAGCTGCAGCGGTTCTTCAAGACCCGAAAGGGCCAGTACGGCGCGGGCGACGTATTCATCGGCGTGCGCGTTCCCGAGGTGCGCCAGATCGCCAAGCGGTTCGCCGACCTGTCGCCCGCCGACCTGAACGACCTGCTCGACAGCGCCGTGCACGAGCACCGGTTCGCCGCGCTCGCGGTGATGGTCGCGCAGTTCCAGGCGGCGAGCAAGGCGGGCGACGAGGGGGAGCGGGAACGCCTCGTCGAGTTCTACCTGTCGGCCATGCGCCGCGGACGGATCAACAACTGGGACCTCGTCGATTCGTCGGCCGAGTACATCCTCGGCGAGTACCTCTACGACAAGCCGCGCGACCAGCTCGCCCGCCTCGCGAAGAGCGGCATCGTCTGGCAGCGGCGCATCGCGATTCTGTCGACGTTCGCCTTCATCAAGCACGGCGACGCCTCGACGACGCTCGAGGTGGCGGAGGTGCTGCTCGAGGACCAGCACGACCTGATCCAGAAAGCCGTCGGCTGGATGCTGCGAGAGGTCGGCAAGAGAGTGGACCGCGAGCTGCTGGTCGGGTTCATAGAGACGAACGCGAAGCGGATGTCGCGTGTGACGCTCGGTTATGCCACCGAGCATTTCGAGCACAGCGAGCGCGTCTACTACCGCTCGCTCAACTAGCTCTCAACCTGCCCTACCCGCAGCCGACGCGATTCCGGCGAAATGAGGGCGCCGCGGGCGCCTCATTCCGCCGGAAACGGCTCGGGAAGAGGCAGGCGGGGGTTGTACGCGATACTTGACGGGTGTCGGGGGTATTGGTCGGGTTCGCCATTATCGGCGCCGTGATCCTCATCGGATACGTCGTCGGTCGCGCCGGCGTGCTCGGCGACCACGCCCCCTTCGTGATCAGCCGCATCGTGTTCTTCGTGCTCTCGCCCGCCCTGCTCTTCACCGTGCTAGCCGACGCCGACATCCACCAGCTGTTCTCGTCGATGCTCGCGGTCTCGGCGATCGCCGCGCTGCTGGCGTGCCTGCTGTTTTTGGGCGTCGCGCTGCTCGTCTTCCGCCGAAAGCTCCCCGAGGCGATCATCGGCTCCGTGTCATCCGGATACGTCAACGCGAACAACATCGGCATTCCGGTCGCGTTCTACGTGCTCGGCGACACCGCCCTGTCGGCGCCGGTCATCCTGCTGCAGTTGCTCGTGCTCACGCCCATCACGCTCACCATCCTCGACATCACCACCAGCGGAACGACCTCGGTCAAGCGCATCATCATGACGCCGCTGACCAACCCGGTAATCATCGGGTCGGCCCTCGGCGTCATCGTCTCGGCGACCGGACTCGACGTGCCCGATGCGGTCATGGAGCCGTTCCGCATCGTGGGGGCC is a window of Conyzicola nivalis DNA encoding:
- a CDS encoding response regulator; translation: MTRVLLVDDQELVRAGFRIILNSEPGIEVVGEAANGADGVRLAHELDPDVICMDVQMPGMDGLEATGLIVADPSVTSQVLVLTTFDRDDYLFAALTAGASGFLLKTASPENLVEAVQVLARGDALLSPSVTRRVIERFGRATPPPPSGRADAVDLPDLTERETEVLAQIALGRSNAEIAAELFVGEATVKTHVSNVLAKLGVRDRIQAVVFAYENGIAVRGGAVPPRG
- a CDS encoding sensor histidine kinase; this encodes MTDDWLRPRPGREGFRRDAIGAALLFVGTTVSALLYTRTGLYLDLDADPTLHPAPLWLSAIMIAALTVPLAWRRRYPQVVAVVVSVAFFLTPAFHVPEMLFASITLFIAIYSVGAWSRHRRAATITRILIIIGMFVWIGVQLVLTVDDPDTLPGFSRSGVFSAFASWAVINVLTNLLYFGGAYYFGYTAFRSARERAELEDRTAELAAERERSAEQAVALDRVRIARELHDVVAHHVSVMGVQAGAARRVIQTDPAQASESLATIESSARSAVDELHRLLTTLRESDSDDASQSSSTRGLDQLGDLVEECTAAGVPAALQVVGEPRPVTSLVGFTLYRVTQEALTNVRKHAGPRATADVRLRYLDSGVELEVTDTGQGTGLRSAGPGHGHVGMRERVAAVGGQLEVGPRARGGYLVRARIVQVES
- a CDS encoding DUF6421 family protein gives rise to the protein MSHTTMSEAIVGEPEVVEDRSLAESAAWLNIKAAASALQALQIQDGSVPEAADHPAARGFAETIAREVLNFRNALPHDAAYLEAVSRDFERWAAEGFGVPDFLDSLQAFRPQLDRVDGLRHLVVFPMYTQNGSTSRLVEAVLIEVIWPEFVAELEAGDYSNKLFVPVRFIDFTAGYDTNSAVLFPESVAMREVPTFTWGAIFADREAARFRRVVRAASEITKLELPDDALRLLDDQTLTEQTFVMWDLIHDRTHMRGDLPFDPFMIKQRMPYFLYSLEELRCDLTAFREAVRIERAEEATDVAHDRAKLVQYAVIFDRIFRFAITGSRVRNYDGLGGQLLFAWMHQHHVLHWTDTALTIDWDDVQDVVIALSDEINDLYWKSIDRPKTAHWLAAYDLVSTTLTPHPASRWAVRELPLDGPPRGLTDAVMDDEFPLSMFYEALSKKMAAVIESTAGITADA
- a CDS encoding DNA alkylation repair protein; protein product: MSSARELEDALAAVANPDQARELQRFFKTRKGQYGAGDVFIGVRVPEVRQIAKRFADLSPADLNDLLDSAVHEHRFAALAVMVAQFQAASKAGDEGERERLVEFYLSAMRRGRINNWDLVDSSAEYILGEYLYDKPRDQLARLAKSGIVWQRRIAILSTFAFIKHGDASTTLEVAEVLLEDQHDLIQKAVGWMLREVGKRVDRELLVGFIETNAKRMSRVTLGYATEHFEHSERVYYRSLN
- a CDS encoding AEC family transporter gives rise to the protein MSGVLVGFAIIGAVILIGYVVGRAGVLGDHAPFVISRIVFFVLSPALLFTVLADADIHQLFSSMLAVSAIAALLACLLFLGVALLVFRRKLPEAIIGSVSSGYVNANNIGIPVAFYVLGDTALSAPVILLQLLVLTPITLTILDITTSGTTSVKRIIMTPLTNPVIIGSALGVIVSATGLDVPDAVMEPFRIVGAAAVPLVLIGFGMSLHGQRLLAPGSGRRDILLASAIKLALMPIIAWVFGRFVFGLDHDQLFAAVVLAGLPTAQNVFVYAQRYERGVTLARDTVLITTVGSVPVLVLVALLLK